Proteins from a genomic interval of Acomys russatus chromosome 19, mAcoRus1.1, whole genome shotgun sequence:
- the Timm50 gene encoding mitochondrial import inner membrane translocase subunit TIM50 yields the protein MAASAALFSRLRSGLRVGARGLCTRLAPPPAPRTPEQVADIASRGGSKAQGPQHQPGSEGPSYAKKVALWLAGLLGAGGTVSIVYIFGNNPVDENGTKIPDEFDNDPILVQQLRRTYKYFKDYRQMIIEPTSPCLLPDPLREPYYQPPYTLVLELTGVLLHPEWSLATGWRFKKRPGIETLFQQLAPLYEIVIFTSETGMTAFPLIDSVDPHGFISYRLFRDATRYMEGHHVKDISCLNRDPARVVVVDCKKEAFRLQPYNGVALRPWDGSSDDRVLLDLSAFLKTIALNQVEDVRTVLEHYALEDDPLEAFKQRQSRLEQEEQQRLAELSKSNKQSLFFGSLTSRLWPRSKQP from the exons ATGGCGGCCTCGGCGGCGCTGTTCTCGCGCTTGCGGAGCGGGCTCCGGGTAGGCGCGCGTGGACTGTGCACGCGGCTGGCGCCGCCACCTGCCCCCCGCACTCCAGAGCAG GTTGCCGACATCGCCAGCCGTGGAGGCTCAAAGGCCCAAGGGCCACAGCATCAGCCCGGCTCAGAGGGTCCCAGCTATGCCAAAAAAGTTGCACTCTGGCTTGCTGGTTTGCTTGGGGCTGGTGGGACCGTCAGCATCGTCTATATTTTTG GAAACAACCCTGTGGATGAAAATGGTACCAAG aTTCCGGATGAATTCGACAATG ATCCAATTCTGGTTCAGCAGCTGCGCCGGACGTACAAATATTTCAAAGATTACAGACAG ATGATCATCGAGCCCACCAGCCCCTGCCTTCTCCCAGACCCTCTGCGGGAGCCCTACTACCAGCCACCGTATACCCTGGTCCTGGAGCTCACCGGGGTCCTTCTGCATCCGGAGTGGTCG CTGGCCACCGGCTGGAGGTTTAAGAAGCGTCCAGGCATCGAGACCCTGTTCCAGCAGCTTGCCCCTCTGTATGAAATAGTCATCTTCACGTCAGAAACTGGCATG ACTGCGTTCCCACTCATTGATAGCGTGGACCCCCACGGCTTCATCTCTTACCGTCTGTTCCGGGATGCCACCAGATACATGGAGGGACACCATGTGAAG GACATTTCCTGTCTGAATCGGGACCCAGCCCGAGTAGTAGTCGTGGACTGCAAGAAGGAAGCTTTCCGCCTCCAGCCCTACAACGGTGTCGCCCTGCGGCCCTGGGACGGCAGCTCAGATGACCGAGTCTTGTTGGACCTGTCTGCCTTCCTCAAGA CCATCGCCCTGAACCAAGTGGAGGACGTGCGCACAGTGCTGGAGCACTACGCCCTGGAGGATGACCCGCTGGAAGCATTCAAGCAGCGGCAGAGCCGCCTTGAGCAG gaggagcagcagcgcCTGGCCGAGCTCTCCAAGTCCAACAAGCAGAGCCTCTTCTTTGGGTCACTCACCAGCCGCCTGTGGCCTCGCTCCAAGCAGCCCTGA